In Actinoplanes sp. NBC_00393, a single genomic region encodes these proteins:
- a CDS encoding ABC transporter permease encodes MSSLTLTHAKFQVIEVFRIPIAVVGNAVWPALAMLAFVVPFAGDSPVAATYATASMVTFTVMSTNLFQYGIGVAEDRAQPWDPFVRTLPAGAAPRFAGRMLAGLVMMAVALTPVLLIATLLTAATLSATEFLATVAVTVGITLPFILMGLAIGYSLPQKAAIVVAQLLFLPLAFGGGLMAPPGGAPGFVEDIAPYLPTGGAARLMWAAVGDYPLEVWPTVTLVGWTGLFAVLAVWAYRRDEGRRFG; translated from the coding sequence ATGTCCTCGCTGACCCTGACCCACGCCAAGTTCCAGGTCATCGAGGTGTTCCGGATCCCGATCGCGGTGGTCGGCAACGCGGTCTGGCCGGCTCTGGCGATGCTCGCGTTCGTGGTCCCGTTCGCCGGCGACTCACCGGTCGCCGCGACCTACGCGACGGCGTCGATGGTGACGTTCACGGTGATGAGCACCAACCTCTTCCAGTACGGCATCGGTGTCGCCGAGGACCGGGCCCAGCCGTGGGACCCGTTCGTGCGTACGCTGCCGGCCGGCGCCGCCCCCCGATTCGCCGGACGGATGCTGGCCGGCCTGGTGATGATGGCCGTGGCCCTGACCCCGGTCCTTCTGATCGCCACGCTGCTGACCGCGGCGACGCTGTCGGCGACCGAGTTCCTCGCCACCGTCGCGGTGACCGTCGGGATCACGCTGCCGTTCATCCTGATGGGCCTCGCGATCGGCTACTCGCTGCCGCAGAAGGCCGCGATCGTGGTGGCTCAGCTGCTGTTCCTGCCGCTGGCGTTCGGCGGCGGGTTGATGGCGCCACCCGGCGGAGCACCCGGTTTCGTCGAGGACATCGCGCCGTATCTGCCGACCGGTGGCGCGGCCCGGCTGATGTGGGCGGCGGTCGGGGACTACCCGCTGGAGGTGTGGCCGACGGTGACGCTCGTCGGGTGGACGGGGCTGTTCGCGGTCCTCGCCGTGTGGGCGTACCGGCGAGACGAAGGTCGCAGATTCGGCTAG
- a CDS encoding VOC family protein yields MTAPSPGVPNWVDLATADLEDAIRFYTTLFGWTAEVSGDDFGGYTTFLLNGLPVAGAGPLFGEGQPTAWSTYIAAEDADVVAARVEAAAGKVLVPPFDVMDQGRMAAFLDPAGAPFSVWEAGMMRGAEVFDLPGALTWAELNTRDLEGAKAFYGAVFDWSFRDTRMGELPYVICERNHAQVAGMQLMIGSAWPDDLLPHWLVYFAVGDCDIAADHAYGLGARIIYPPVTIDVGRYAVLEDPQGAMFAILAATR; encoded by the coding sequence ATGACCGCTCCATCGCCCGGCGTGCCGAACTGGGTGGATCTGGCCACCGCCGACCTCGAGGACGCGATCCGTTTCTACACGACGCTGTTCGGCTGGACCGCGGAGGTGTCCGGCGACGACTTCGGTGGCTACACGACGTTCCTGCTCAACGGGCTGCCGGTGGCCGGGGCCGGGCCGCTGTTCGGGGAGGGCCAGCCGACCGCCTGGAGTACGTACATCGCCGCCGAGGACGCCGATGTCGTCGCCGCCCGGGTCGAGGCCGCGGCCGGAAAAGTGCTGGTGCCGCCGTTCGACGTGATGGATCAGGGGCGGATGGCCGCGTTCCTGGACCCGGCGGGTGCGCCCTTCAGCGTCTGGGAGGCCGGGATGATGCGCGGCGCCGAGGTCTTCGACCTGCCCGGTGCGCTCACCTGGGCCGAGCTGAACACCCGCGACCTGGAAGGGGCGAAAGCGTTCTACGGCGCCGTTTTCGACTGGTCGTTCCGGGACACCCGGATGGGCGAGTTGCCGTACGTGATCTGCGAACGCAACCACGCGCAGGTCGCCGGCATGCAGCTGATGATCGGCAGCGCCTGGCCGGACGATCTGCTGCCGCACTGGCTGGTGTATTTCGCGGTCGGTGACTGCGACATCGCGGCCGATCATGCGTACGGGCTGGGCGCCCGGATCATCTACCCACCCGTGACGATCGACGTCGGGCGCTACGCGGTGCTCGAGGATCCGCAGGGCGCGATGTTCGCGATCCTCGCCGCCACCAGGTAA